One window of Candidatus Mycobacterium wuenschmannii genomic DNA carries:
- a CDS encoding APC family permease has translation MTASDDEKEVPPSFSDVCKRVFLGKPLITQELSNERLSNSVALGALSPDAISSTAYGPEQILTELLPHAGLAAFILLLPIMGVILLILLLVTASYRQVVMAYTKAGGSYIVARENFGPKVAQVAAAALLIDYVVTVAVQSAAGTVAVASAIPALGPYSLGITVTVVLLICYANLRGLREAGKPFAFATYAFVVMVVVMIVTGVVRHLIWGLPQYDPGHAAGAVPVHQGGGGLVMGATVLVLLRAFANGGSSLTGVEAISNTVNVFRKPQSENARRVLTTMACILGLLLAGVGYLAYATHAAPYLSEYPSVLSQIARAVFGNGIVGNAMFVMVQVSTAAILYTGANTSFNGFPALASFVAEDRFLPRQLMQRGYRLVFSNGILTLATLSVALLVFTGGSVNALVPFYAIGVFTGFSMAGYGMSKHHLTERERGWQYRFAINFSAAVLSTIVVGIFAVAKFTEGAWLVVVVFPVLVFGLIRLNREYRAESAILEGFRTDRPKMTKYARHRVFVCVNSLDLAVLEALRYGKGLRADDLIAVHFMIDSDHGAALRKRWDDFELDIGLRVIDCPDRQIVRAVQRLVVKVRNEHRDTHVTVLLPRRTYAPLLGRLLHDRTADKISRAVSRIPDAAATIVPYDVQSRIRQAFPDILEQRIASKIEEIEMRIWRGEEEPADDYEHPEKSPTVIDVDSLVPGRRATVEGRVSQVEDITKRGKTFRWIVVGDDSGEVRVTFGPGNGDDIQPGQLLRVTGKASQSGNKQVAMEDPRYAVIETPEES, from the coding sequence GTGACGGCGTCAGACGACGAAAAGGAAGTACCCCCGTCTTTCTCCGACGTCTGTAAACGCGTCTTCCTGGGCAAGCCGCTCATCACTCAGGAGCTGTCCAACGAACGGCTGTCCAATTCTGTTGCGTTGGGCGCGCTTTCACCGGACGCCATCTCATCCACGGCGTACGGCCCCGAGCAGATCCTGACCGAGTTGCTGCCGCACGCCGGGCTGGCCGCGTTCATCCTGCTGTTGCCCATCATGGGCGTGATCCTGCTGATCCTGTTGCTGGTGACCGCGTCCTACCGGCAGGTGGTGATGGCCTACACGAAGGCCGGCGGTTCCTACATCGTGGCGCGGGAGAACTTCGGGCCCAAGGTCGCTCAGGTCGCGGCCGCCGCGCTGCTGATCGACTATGTCGTGACGGTGGCGGTGCAGTCGGCCGCGGGCACGGTCGCGGTGGCCTCGGCGATACCCGCGCTGGGGCCGTACAGCCTGGGGATCACCGTCACCGTCGTCCTGCTGATCTGCTATGCGAACCTGCGCGGATTGCGAGAAGCCGGAAAGCCTTTCGCGTTCGCCACCTACGCCTTCGTGGTGATGGTCGTGGTGATGATCGTGACCGGTGTGGTGCGTCACCTGATCTGGGGCCTGCCGCAGTACGACCCGGGCCATGCCGCCGGGGCGGTGCCCGTGCATCAGGGCGGCGGCGGACTGGTGATGGGCGCGACGGTGCTGGTGCTACTTCGCGCGTTTGCCAACGGCGGTTCGTCGCTGACCGGTGTCGAGGCTATTTCGAACACGGTCAACGTCTTTCGAAAGCCGCAGAGCGAGAACGCCCGGCGCGTGCTCACCACGATGGCGTGCATCCTCGGCCTGCTGCTGGCCGGCGTCGGCTATCTCGCATACGCCACTCATGCCGCGCCGTATCTGAGCGAGTACCCGTCGGTGCTCTCGCAGATCGCCCGCGCGGTGTTCGGCAACGGGATCGTCGGCAACGCGATGTTCGTGATGGTCCAGGTGTCGACCGCGGCAATCCTCTACACCGGCGCCAACACCAGCTTCAACGGCTTCCCGGCGCTGGCGAGTTTCGTTGCCGAGGACCGCTTTCTGCCGCGCCAGTTGATGCAGCGCGGGTATCGGTTGGTGTTCTCCAACGGCATTCTCACGCTCGCGACGCTGTCGGTGGCGCTGCTGGTGTTCACCGGCGGATCGGTCAACGCGTTGGTGCCGTTCTACGCGATCGGGGTGTTCACCGGCTTCTCGATGGCCGGCTACGGAATGTCGAAACATCACCTGACCGAACGCGAGCGGGGCTGGCAGTACCGGTTCGCGATCAACTTCTCCGCGGCGGTGCTGTCGACGATCGTGGTCGGGATCTTCGCGGTGGCCAAGTTCACCGAGGGCGCCTGGCTGGTCGTGGTCGTCTTCCCGGTACTGGTGTTCGGCCTGATTCGGCTCAACCGCGAATACCGCGCCGAGTCAGCGATTCTCGAGGGGTTCCGCACCGATCGCCCGAAGATGACCAAGTACGCCCGGCACCGCGTGTTCGTCTGCGTCAACTCGCTGGACCTCGCGGTGCTCGAGGCGCTGCGCTATGGCAAGGGCCTGCGCGCCGACGACTTGATCGCGGTGCATTTCATGATCGACTCGGACCACGGCGCCGCACTCCGAAAGCGTTGGGACGACTTCGAACTCGATATCGGGCTGCGGGTGATCGACTGTCCGGACCGCCAGATCGTCCGTGCCGTGCAACGGCTGGTGGTCAAGGTCCGCAACGAACACCGCGACACCCACGTCACGGTGCTGCTGCCGCGCCGGACGTACGCGCCACTGCTGGGGCGGCTACTGCACGACCGGACGGCGGACAAGATCTCCCGCGCGGTCAGCCGCATCCCGGATGCCGCGGCCACCATCGTTCCCTACGACGTCCAGTCCCGGATTCGCCAGGCATTCCCCGACATCCTGGAACAGCGCATCGCCTCCAAGATCGAGGAGATCGAGATGCGGATCTGGCGGGGCGAAGAGGAGCCTGCCGACGACTACGAGCACCCGGAGAAGTCGCCGACGGTGATCGACGTGGACAGCCTCGTCCCCGGGCGCCGCGCGACCGTCGAGGGGCGGGTCAGCCAGGTCGAGGACATCACCAAGCGGGGCAAGACGTTTCGGTGGATCGTCGTCGGTGACGACAGCGGTGAAGTCCGCGTCACGTTCGGACCCGGCAACGGCGACGACATCCAGCCCGGCCAACTGCTGCGCGTGACCGGCAAGGCCAGTCAGAGCGGCAACAAGCAGGTGGCGATGGAGGATCCGCGGTACGCGGTGATCGAGACACCCGAAGAGTCGTAG